A genomic window from Silvibacterium dinghuense includes:
- a CDS encoding dienelactone hydrolase family protein, whose translation MIITDNEFVDLPTPYGPMRTHIFRPKAAGKYPGIVFYSEIFQVTGPIRRMASQIAGQGYIVAVPEVYHEFEPAGTVLAYDQAGSDRGNALKTTKELASFDADAKAALDYLASRPDCTGRLGAMGICLGGHLAYRAAMDPRVRGTVCFYATDIHKGSLAKGMNDDSLARTGDIKGELMMVWGRQDPHISLEGRMTVLNRLNEAGVTFNWHEVNGAHAFLRDEGPRYDPQLAHALLGLAYTFFHRRLGMGDDE comes from the coding sequence ATGATCATCACTGATAACGAATTCGTCGACCTGCCTACGCCGTATGGCCCGATGCGCACCCACATCTTCCGCCCCAAGGCCGCGGGCAAGTATCCCGGCATCGTCTTCTACAGCGAAATCTTCCAGGTCACCGGGCCCATCCGCCGCATGGCCTCGCAGATTGCCGGGCAGGGCTACATCGTGGCCGTGCCGGAGGTTTACCACGAGTTCGAGCCCGCGGGCACAGTGCTCGCCTATGACCAGGCCGGCTCCGACCGCGGCAACGCGCTGAAGACCACCAAGGAGCTGGCCAGCTTCGACGCCGACGCCAAGGCCGCGCTCGACTATCTCGCCTCGCGGCCGGACTGCACCGGGCGGCTGGGCGCGATGGGCATCTGCCTCGGCGGCCATCTCGCCTACCGCGCGGCCATGGACCCCAGGGTGCGCGGCACGGTCTGCTTCTATGCCACCGACATTCACAAAGGCAGCCTGGCCAAGGGCATGAACGACGACTCGCTCGCCCGCACCGGCGACATCAAGGGCGAGCTGATGATGGTGTGGGGACGGCAGGACCCGCATATCTCGCTCGAAGGCCGCATGACCGTGCTCAACCGGCTCAACGAGGCAGGCGTGACCTTCAACTGGCACGAGGTCAACGGAGCCCACGCATTCCTCCGCGACGAAGGCCCGCGCTACGATCCACAGCTCGCACATGCGCTGCTCGGCCTCGCCTATACCTTCTTCCATCGCCGCCTGGGCATGGGAGACGACGAGTAG
- a CDS encoding DUF3863 domain-containing protein, producing MHAHRSRREFLKYAGLSAAAIASARPAAFATAAAPPLRGRFLTHVSVVRVNQVEVTRTRSIGEDESADNSPAHIRSRREALARGCPQARMTWAISWLALQDTRAEYQEARRLLASYHDRYGDEITFIPGGYFAPMYNTREENRQTIHTALGQISKMVGGGYRPQCVVAGFLDAQNQYWLAHDEGIHVCQGQIWSQHGIDHGDGDGGICYPYYPSREHYLKPAQGKEDFIDCVCLDGWTCDFLAARREGFQNGFNSRMGVGPIETVQDLGRDMGRREMIDTTAVHFDRGYSLNGFGWVTGIWETSLGHDEDLAWWLQAIMERWPDTQVLTEGEFGMKWREHHHDNASLNYRFEEQGTGAPGSEKDLEIEWYMNQEFRLALLHSLRGNAPHQVIDFTRYDLPAQEPATPQREWSLMNVLNQKGTRPQDKPIRLRELSQEDQRRIYARYPELRAWS from the coding sequence ATGCACGCACATCGAAGCAGAAGAGAGTTTCTGAAATATGCAGGATTATCCGCAGCAGCCATCGCATCGGCACGACCGGCGGCGTTTGCCACGGCTGCTGCTCCACCACTGCGCGGCCGCTTTCTTACGCATGTCTCTGTTGTTCGCGTGAACCAGGTGGAAGTTACCCGAACCCGCTCCATCGGTGAAGACGAATCGGCGGATAACAGTCCCGCTCATATTCGTTCGCGGCGCGAGGCTCTTGCCCGTGGTTGTCCGCAGGCGCGCATGACATGGGCAATCAGCTGGCTCGCCCTGCAGGACACGCGCGCAGAATATCAAGAGGCACGCCGCCTGCTGGCTTCCTACCACGACCGTTATGGAGATGAGATCACCTTCATTCCAGGCGGATATTTTGCACCCATGTACAATACGCGCGAGGAGAATCGGCAGACGATTCATACTGCGCTCGGGCAGATCTCGAAGATGGTTGGCGGCGGGTATCGTCCACAATGTGTCGTTGCCGGATTCCTCGATGCGCAGAACCAGTACTGGCTCGCACACGACGAAGGCATTCATGTCTGCCAGGGGCAGATCTGGAGCCAGCACGGCATCGATCACGGCGACGGCGATGGAGGCATCTGCTATCCCTATTATCCGAGCCGCGAGCATTATCTCAAGCCCGCGCAGGGCAAGGAGGATTTCATCGATTGTGTCTGCCTCGATGGCTGGACCTGCGATTTTCTTGCAGCGCGCCGCGAAGGCTTTCAAAATGGCTTCAACAGCCGCATGGGCGTGGGGCCTATCGAGACCGTGCAGGATCTCGGCCGCGATATGGGCCGCAGGGAGATGATCGACACCACGGCTGTGCATTTCGACCGCGGCTATTCGCTGAATGGCTTTGGCTGGGTGACTGGCATATGGGAGACTTCACTCGGGCACGACGAAGATCTCGCCTGGTGGCTGCAGGCAATCATGGAGCGCTGGCCGGATACGCAGGTGCTGACCGAAGGCGAGTTCGGTATGAAATGGCGCGAGCATCATCACGACAATGCTTCGCTCAACTATCGTTTCGAGGAGCAAGGGACGGGTGCGCCTGGCTCTGAAAAAGATTTAGAAATCGAGTGGTACATGAACCAGGAGTTTCGTCTGGCCTTGCTGCACTCGCTGCGTGGAAATGCGCCGCACCAGGTGATCGACTTTACCCGCTATGATTTGCCGGCACAGGAACCTGCAACGCCGCAGCGGGAATGGAGCCTGATGAACGTGCTCAATCAGAAGGGAACCCGGCCACAGGACAAGCCGATACGGCTGCGCGAGCTTTCGCAGGAGGATCAGCGCCGCATTTATGCCCGCTATCCGGAATTGCGCGCATGGAGTTAG
- a CDS encoding Hsp70 family protein, protein MQNELRNTIGIDFGTTNSSVAFAQDGQVRMVSFPLGTGGETFSSRSLLYLERQMHAPRKPVSVWTGPLGIEKYLAHDGFSDEAQGRLIQSLKSYLSARTLTGTEIFGKQYRFEDLVARILANLRLRASEALGFEVKRAIAGRPVMFVGAENEDDNAFAENRLRSAFEQAGFTDVTFAMEPVAAAYAYESAVERDELVLIGDFGGGTTDFSLLRVGPAARASGQLQVLGNSGVGIAGDAFDARIVRRLISPALGSESVTLSAGKKLPVLPAWVYANLERWHTLSFLRTHATMDMLRMAEKRAAAKKAPEREQIAALITIVEHDLGYRLHQAVQRVKVELSRHEQAEFVLHAELLHLRAAVTRTQFEEWISPELERMSESLDGLLQDTGIAAHQVDRVFLTGGTSLVPAVRRIFTSRFGEDRVQSGEAFTSVAYGLALMAAQE, encoded by the coding sequence GTGCAGAACGAATTACGCAATACCATCGGCATCGACTTTGGCACCACGAACAGCTCCGTCGCCTTCGCGCAGGATGGACAGGTCCGCATGGTGTCCTTCCCTCTGGGCACAGGCGGAGAAACCTTCTCCTCGCGCTCGCTGCTTTATCTCGAGCGGCAGATGCACGCTCCGCGCAAGCCCGTCTCCGTCTGGACCGGCCCGCTCGGCATCGAGAAGTATCTCGCCCATGACGGCTTCAGCGACGAGGCGCAGGGCCGCCTCATCCAGTCGCTCAAAAGCTATCTCTCGGCGCGCACCCTCACCGGCACTGAGATCTTCGGCAAGCAGTATCGCTTTGAGGATCTCGTCGCCCGCATCCTCGCCAACCTGCGTCTGCGCGCCAGTGAAGCACTCGGCTTCGAAGTAAAGCGCGCCATCGCCGGCCGCCCGGTCATGTTTGTCGGCGCAGAGAATGAGGACGACAACGCCTTCGCAGAAAATCGCCTGCGTTCGGCCTTCGAGCAAGCCGGATTCACCGACGTCACCTTCGCCATGGAGCCGGTGGCAGCTGCCTACGCCTACGAATCCGCAGTCGAGCGCGACGAGCTGGTGCTGATCGGAGACTTCGGCGGCGGTACTACGGATTTTTCATTGCTGCGCGTAGGCCCAGCAGCACGCGCATCGGGACAACTCCAGGTGCTCGGCAACAGCGGCGTCGGCATTGCCGGTGACGCTTTCGACGCGCGCATCGTGCGCCGCCTCATCTCGCCCGCACTCGGCTCGGAATCGGTCACGCTCTCGGCCGGCAAGAAGCTGCCCGTGCTGCCCGCATGGGTGTACGCCAACCTCGAACGCTGGCATACGCTCTCCTTCCTGCGCACGCACGCCACCATGGACATGCTGCGCATGGCCGAGAAGCGCGCCGCCGCGAAGAAGGCGCCCGAGCGTGAACAGATTGCCGCGCTCATCACCATCGTCGAACACGATCTCGGCTACCGCCTCCATCAGGCTGTGCAGCGCGTCAAGGTCGAGCTCTCACGCCATGAGCAGGCCGAGTTCGTTCTCCATGCCGAGCTATTGCACCTGCGCGCAGCGGTCACCCGCACACAATTCGAAGAGTGGATCTCGCCCGAACTGGAACGCATGTCCGAAAGCCTCGATGGTCTGCTGCAGGATACCGGCATCGCCGCTCATCAGGTCGATCGCGTCTTCCTCACTGGAGGTACCTCGCTCGTGCCTGCCGTGCGGCGCATCTTTACCTCGCGCTTCGGCGAAGACCGCGTGCAGAGCGGCGAAGCCTTCACCTCGGTCGCGTATGGGCTGGCGCTGATGGCCGCGCAAGAGTAA